A window from Thermoplasmatales archaeon encodes these proteins:
- a CDS encoding glycosyltransferase family 4 protein produces the protein MKIAFIYDGAYPWNKGGAEKRLYEIGRRLAERGHEVHWYCVGWWLPQEEKRDIEFDGIEYHGVCRPLQLYVDGRRSIKAALKFSISLIGPLLQEEFDVIDCQNFPYFSCFSGKFTSIINKSNFIITVLEYWGDYWYEYLGKIGVFGKIIEKLTFRLSKNVITISNQVKNDLSFYDGSVYVIPDGVPFDTISNVKPSMEKSDVIFVGRLIKHKNVDILLKALNLIKKEGLNIRCFIIGDGPERKNLEKLTKKLDLRENVRFLHKVSRDDDVYAYMKSSKVFVFPSTREGAALVTLEANAAGLPVITIDHPLNASRELINNKNGMLSDLSPYDLKDKIIFMLNHYEDFKDECISFAKDYTWDNIAKLTERVYKEVLK, from the coding sequence GGAACAAGGGAGGGGCGGAAAAAAGACTTTATGAGATTGGAAGGCGCCTTGCAGAAAGGGGTCATGAAGTCCATTGGTATTGTGTGGGTTGGTGGCTGCCCCAGGAAGAAAAAAGGGACATCGAATTTGACGGTATAGAATATCATGGTGTCTGCAGGCCATTACAATTATATGTAGATGGTAGAAGATCCATAAAAGCAGCGCTTAAGTTTTCTATAAGCTTGATAGGGCCTCTCCTACAAGAGGAATTTGATGTAATAGACTGTCAGAATTTCCCATATTTTTCATGTTTTTCTGGGAAATTTACTTCCATCATTAATAAAAGTAATTTCATTATCACTGTTTTGGAATATTGGGGGGATTATTGGTATGAATATCTCGGTAAAATAGGAGTGTTTGGTAAAATAATAGAGAAATTAACCTTCAGATTATCTAAAAATGTTATAACGATTTCTAATCAAGTTAAAAATGATTTAAGTTTTTATGATGGCTCCGTATATGTGATACCTGATGGTGTGCCTTTTGACACGATATCTAATGTTAAACCTTCAATGGAAAAATCTGATGTGATATTTGTAGGCCGCTTAATTAAGCATAAAAATGTTGATATTCTTTTAAAAGCGTTGAATCTTATAAAAAAGGAAGGTTTAAATATAAGATGTTTTATTATTGGTGATGGTCCTGAAAGGAAAAATTTAGAAAAGCTTACAAAAAAGTTGGATCTTAGAGAAAATGTCAGATTTCTTCATAAAGTTTCTAGGGATGATGATGTTTATGCTTATATGAAGTCTTCAAAAGTTTTTGTTTTTCCTTCAACTAGAGAGGGCGCAGCTCTTGTCACACTAGAAGCTAATGCAGCCGGTTTGCCGGTGATTACAATCGACCATCCATTAAATGCGAGTCGAGAGCTTATAAATAATAAAAATGGCATGCTTTCTGATTTATCCCCTTATGATTTGAAGGATAAAATAATTTTCATGCTCAATCACTATGAAGATTTTAAAGATGAGTGTATAAGTTTTGCAAAGGATTATACTTGGGATAACATTGCAAAATTAACAGAAAGGGTATACAAGGAGGTTTTAAAATGA
- a CDS encoding GDP-mannose 4,6-dehydratase, translating into MKSALITGITGQDGAYLANFLIKKGYEVYGIYRRLSTPNFWRLQYLEVF; encoded by the coding sequence ATGAAAAGTGCACTTATAACAGGCATCACGGGACAGGACGGAGCATATTTGGCTAATTTTCTTATAAAAAAAGGATATGAGGTTTATGGTATTTATAGGAGGCTTTCAACTCCAAATTTTTGGAGGCTCCAATACCTCGAAGTTTTTGA